GTAGCGatctgttgaagagcatgcatttagttttacttgcatttaagagtagtttgaggccacagaaggagagttgtatggcattgaagctcatctgtaggttagttaacacagtgtccaaagaggggccagaagtatacagaatggtgtcgtctgcgtagaggtggatcagagaatcacccgcagcaagagcgacatcgttgatatatacagagaaaagagtcggcccgagaattgaaccctgtggtacccccatagagactgccagaggtccggacaacaggccctccgatttgacacactgaactctgtctgcaaagtagttggtgaaccaggcgaggcagtcatttgagaaaccaaggctgttgagtctgccggtaagaatgtggtgattgacagagtcgaaagccttggccaggtcgatgaatacggctgcacagtattgtctctcatcgatggcggttatgatatcgtttaggaccttgagcgtggctgaggtgcacccatgaccagctcggaaaccagattgcatagcggagaaggtacggtgggattcgaaatggtcggtgatctgtttgttaacttggctttcaaagatcttagaaaggcagggtaggatagatataggtctgtagcagtttgggtctagagtgtctccccctttgaagagggggatgaccgcggcagctttccaatctttgggaatctcagacgatacaaaagagaggttgaacagactagtaataggtgTTGCAAGAATTTTGGcgaataattttagaaagagagggtcaagattgtctagcccggctgatttgtaggggtccagattttgcagctctttcagaaaatcagctgtctggatttgggtgaaggagaaatgctggaggcttgggcaagttgctgtgggggggtgcagggctgttgaccggtgtaggggtagccaggtggaaagcaaggccagccgtagaaaaatgcttattgaaaaaCTCAATTAttgcggatttatcggtggtgacagtgtttcctagcctcagtgcagtgggcagctgggaggaggtgctcttattctccatggactttagtgtcccaaaacgtttttgagtttgtgctacaggatgcaaatttctgtttgaaaaagctagcctttgctttcctaaccaTATTGATTCCTAACTTTCCTGAAAAGCTGCATATCACGgaggctatttgatgctaatgcagtacgccacaggatgtttttgtgctggtcaaggtctggtctggagtgaaccaagggctatatctgtttctggttctacattttttgaaaggggcatgcttatttaagatggtgaggaaggcacttttaaagaataaccaggcatcctcgactgacgggatgaggtcgacATCCTTCCacttcgctgaagtgtttcagggagcgtttgacagtgatgaggggtggtcatttgaccgcagacctattacggacgcaggcaatgaggcagtgatcgctgagatcctggttgaagacagcagatgtgtatttggagggcaggttggttaggatgacatctatgagggtgcccgtgtttacggatttggtgtggtacctggtaggttcattgataatttgtgtgagattgagggcatcaagcttagattataggatggccggggtgttaagtatgtcccagtttaggtcacctaacagcacgagctctgaagatagatagggggcaatcaattcacatatggtgtccagggcacagctgggggcagaaggtggtctatagcaagcggcaacggtgagagacttgtttctggaaaggtggatctttaaaagtagaagcCTTCCTTTAAGCACCTCTGTTTTTGAACACCTCTCCTGTCCTTGGTCCAAACCACATACCACATAAAGATAGTTATTGCGAGGCTGGAACATTTGTTAacttcaaaacattttttttaacaccCATGTAAAATGAAGGCTTGCAAAAGCTTACAGATTTAAGTCTAATAGCATGAGATGAACGTAGACAAACATCAGAGTGTGCGGTATGAAGGTAtcgtcagtggacattctgaaccttgtttgaagtcagtaggacacatgaccaaggagctattgacatTTTTAAATTtggaaaaattcatgtaaaatcatGTGGCCTGACTGTACCATTCCCTCCTCCCCCTGTAGCTTCCCCCAAAGTGCAGGTGTACAGCCGTAACCCAGGGGAACATGGAAAGGACAACACCCTGATCTGTCACGTGAGTGGCTTCCACCCCCCTGACATCAGCATCCAGCTCCTGAAGAACGGCGTGGAGATCCCCGACGCCAAGCAGACAGACCTGGCCTTCGAACAGGGATGGCAGTTCCACCTCACCAAGAGTGTTGGATTCACACCAGCCAGCGGAGAGGAGTACACCTGCAGAGTCCGTCACCTGAAGAATCTGAAGACCtacacctggggtgagttactagtatagttagtagttagaggagtacacctggggtgagttactagtatagttagtagttagaggagtacacctggggtgagttactagtgtagttagaggagtacacctggggtgagttactagtATAGTTAGTAGTTAGAGTGCACCTGTAGAGCCCCGCCACCTGAAGAACCTCAAGATCAAACCCGGGGTGAGTTAGTTCCCCCTCCTAAATTAACTCTGGCTTCTGTGTTTGTGTGACCATCATCCCCTGCAGACAGCCAACTACTATATGGAGCTATTTAGGTGATGAGCAGCTTGACACTGTCCTTCTTTATGTCTATTTGATTGTCGGGTTAAAATACTAAATCCCATTTTACTGCCATAAACCGTGGTAGGATTGTAGTTAGTGGGG
This is a stretch of genomic DNA from Salvelinus alpinus chromosome 11, SLU_Salpinus.1, whole genome shotgun sequence. It encodes these proteins:
- the LOC139533549 gene encoding beta-2-microglobulin-like isoform X1, coding for MKTVLSVIAFCVFLGFINAKESSPKVQVYSRNPGEHGKDNTLICHVSGFHPPDISIQLLKNGVEIPDAKQTDLAFEQGWQFHLTKSVGFTPASGEEYTCRVRHLKNLKTYTWEANM